A DNA window from Rutidosis leptorrhynchoides isolate AG116_Rl617_1_P2 unplaced genomic scaffold, CSIRO_AGI_Rlap_v1 contig225, whole genome shotgun sequence contains the following coding sequences:
- the LOC139882086 gene encoding peptidyl-prolyl cis-trans isomerase, with protein MANPRVFFDMSVGGQPAGRIVFELYADTTPKTAENFRALCTGEKGAGRSGKPLHFKGSKFHRVIPNFMCQGGDFTAGNGTGGESIYGTKFADENFTRKHTGPGILSMANAGPNTNGSQFFICTAKTQWLDGKHVVFGQVVEGMDVVKAVEKVGSSSGTTSKPVIVADCGQL; from the coding sequence atggcaaaccctAGAGTTTTCTTCGATATGTCCGTCGGTGGCCAGCCCGCCGGTCGGATCGTGTTCGAGCTCTACGCCGACACGACTCCCAAAACGGCGGAGAACTTCCGTGCTCTCTGCACCGGCGAGAAGGGAGCCGGCCGCTCCGGCAAGCCACTCCACTTCAAGGGATCGAAATTCCACCGCGTGATCCCTAATTTCATGTGTCAGGGTGGCGATTTCACCGCCGGGAACGGAACCGGAGGCGAGTCGATCTACGGCACGAAGTTCGCCGACGAGAACTTTACCAGGAAGCACACCGGTCCCGGAATCCTCTCCATGGCCAATGCTGGACCTAACACCAATGGATCTCAGTTCTTCATCTGTACCGCCAAGACACAGTGGCTCGATGGAAAGCACGTGGTGTTCGGCCAGGTGGTTGAGGGTATGGACGTCGTGAAGGCGGTAGAGAAGGTTGGATCGAGCTCCGGCACCACCTCGAAGCCCGTGATTGTTGCTGATTGCGGTCAGCTCTAG